One Rissa tridactyla isolate bRisTri1 chromosome 1, bRisTri1.patW.cur.20221130, whole genome shotgun sequence DNA segment encodes these proteins:
- the CHADL gene encoding chondroadherin-like protein isoform X1 produces MVFCKQMVFHPGTAARGLFETSREAKLGELGAVNVARPHSPACQLPLSFCSGLPPLLQFWLDVTFLPCASVAPVTYAARKEKAEPGNSKCRSHGGSGRADAVTRHTDFGSPAPREVLSTMRLSWGLLLMVALGLEGTAATRCPRPCVCDNLRAHVLCLNGNLTAIPDTIPQLTKKLDLRGNSFTVIPVGAFLDTPYLTHLDLQRCKVERLEEGAFRGLGRLVYLNLASNSIALLYQESLDGLSSLQQLILEGNRIEEIQPGAFGHLGSLTVLDLRANALVYLPDMVFQGLQVLRWLRLSHNALHVLGSEAFAALPALRRLSLDHNELQALPSEALARLDGATRLDLGHNPITYVAEEALAMASLKHLFLDHAALQDVAPDAFARSPQLRTLDLRENQLRGLPPLAGAGGLARVSLAGNPLLCSCLLRPFRDWLVRARVQAEGSCTAPPALRGRPLDSLRPPEMRCGRPQLPLSPTVPSEQPRVDGSGQCPQGCTCSPDFHHGSCENRDLREIPQGFPGDTRLLDLRRNIFGTVPPGAFPGLKELVSLHLQSCSIGVLQPGALLGLENLVYLYLTDNRLSTLAAAAFKGAPRLAYLDLDHNAFTHLPAGAFQLLPNLISLHLQHNAIGELAEGDLARARGLRWLYLAGNAIGHITPAALAPTKMLEKLHLEGNRLMEVPTSALRGLSALSELKLSRNPIKRMGDSAFLPVASSLQQLYLDNMGLEQISSGAFAGLGPKIRSLYLESNKMSNIPDMSNFTGLEILNLRDVPFHCDCQLLPLRRWIDKLNLHVGATCGSPAEARGLKVKLSTTFQTCPGWGRGEAGGARPEKTKAARKPSKKKRSGKSPARGFKKSRA; encoded by the exons ATGGTCTTCTGCAAGCAAATGGTGTTTCACCCAGGCACTGCCGCCCGCGGCCTCTTTGAAACAAGCAGAGAAGCAAAATTAGGTGAGCTGGGGGCTGTAAATGTggcacggccccacagcccggctTGTCAGCTGCCTCTTTCCTTTTGCTCAGGCTTACCGCCGCTGCTGCAATTTTGGCTGGATGTCACCTTTCTGCCCTGCGCCTCTGTAGCTCCTGTGACTTATGCAGccaggaaagaaaaggcagagccgGGAAACAGCAAGTGCAGGTCCCACGGGGGCTCCGGCCGGGCTGATGCTGTGACACGCCACACAGACTTTGGCTCGCCAGCCCCCCGCGAG GTGCTCTCCACCATGAGGCTGTCCTGGGGGCTCCTGCTCATGGTggccctggggctggaggggacagctGCCACCCGCTGCCCCAGGCCCTGCGTCTGCGACAACCTCCGCGCCCATGTTCTCTGCCTCAACGGGAACCTGACGGCCATCCCTGACACCATCCCGCAG CTCACCAAAAAACTGGACCTTCGGGGTAACAGCTTCACGGTCATCCCGGTGGGAGCCTTCCTCGACACGCCGTACCTCACACACTTGGACCTGCAGCGCTGCAAGGTGGAGAGGCTGGAGGAAGGGGCTTTCCGGGGGCTGGGAAGGCTGGTCTACCTCAACCTGGCCTCCAACAGCATAGCCCTCCTCTACCAGGAGTCCCTGGATGGGCTGTCCTCCCTCCAGCAGCTCATCCTGGAGGGGAATCGTATTGAGGAGATCCAGCCAGGTGCTTTTGGCCATCTTGGGTCACTCACTGTCCTCGACCTGAGGGCGAATGCCTTAGTCTACCTCCCAGACATGGTCTTCCAGGGTCTGCAGGTCCTCCGGTGGCTCCGGCTGTCCCACAATGCTCTCCATGTACTGGGCAGCGAGGCCTTTGCCGCTCTGCCCGCCCTGCGCAGGCTGAGCCTGGACCACAATGAGCTGCAGGCGCTGCCCAGCGAGGCCctagccaggctggatggggccacCCGCCTGGACCTGGGCCACAATCCCATCACCTACGTGGCCGAGGAGGCCCTGGCCATGGCCTCCCTGAAGCACCTCTTCCTGGATCATGCCGCCCTCCAGGACGTGGCGCCCGACGCCttcgcccgcagcccccagctgcgTACCCTGGACCTCCGTGAAAACCAGCTGCGGGGGCTGCCAcccctggccggggctggggggctggcaAGGGTCAGCCTGGCTGGGAaccccctgctctgctcctgcctcctgcgCCCCTTCCGCGACTGGCTGGTGAGGGCGCGGGTGCAGGCGGAGGGGTCCTGCACCGCACCCCCTGCCCTCCGTGGCCGGCCCCTCGACTCCCTGAGGCCTCCTGAGATGAGATGTGGCCGCCCTCAGCTGCCTCTCAGCCCCACTGTGCCATCAGAGCAGCCGAGGGTGGACGGCAGCGGGCAGTGCCCCCAGGGATGCACCTGCTCCCCCGATTTCCATCATGGGTCCTGCGAGAACAGGGACCTGCGGGAGATCCCCCAGGGCTTCCCCGGGGACACCCGCCTCCTCGACCTGCGCCGAAACATCTTTGGGACGGTGCCACCAGGCGCCTTTCCCGGTCTGAAGGAGCTGGTGTCCCTccacctgcagagctgcagcattGGGGTGCTGCAGCCCGgagcgctgctggggctggagaacCTGGTCTACCTCTACCTCACCGACAACCGCCTCTCCACTTTGGCAGCCGCAGCCTTTAAGGGGGCCCCACGGCTGGCCTACCTTGACCTGGACCACAACGCCTTCACCCACCTGCCCGCGGGTGCCTTCCAGCTCCTGCCCAACCTCATCTCCCTCCATCTGCAGCACAACGCCATTGGGGAGCTGGCAGAGGGTGACCTGGCCAGGGCCAGGGGGCTGCGCTGGCTCTACCTTGCTGGGAACGCCATCGGGCACATCACTCCCGCCGCCCTGGCTCCCACCAAGATGCTGGAGAAGCTGCACCTGGAGGGAAACCGCCTGATGGAGGTGCCAACATCAGCCCTGCGAGGCCTGTCTGCCCTGAGCGAGCTGAAGCTGTCCCGAAACCCCATCAAGCGCATGGGGGACAGTGCCTTCCTGCCGGTGGCCTCCAGCCTGCAGCAACTCTACCTGGACAACATGGGCTTGGAGCAG ATTTCCTCCGGTGCCTTCGCTGGCCTCGGTCCCAAGATCAGAAGCCTCTACCTGGAGAGCAACAAGATGAGCAACATCCCCGACATGAGCAACTTCACGGGGCTGGAGATCCTCAACCTGAGGGATGTGCCTTTCCACTGCGActgccagctccttcccctgcGCAG GTGGATCGACAAACTCAACCTCCACGTCGGGGCCACCTGCGGGTCCCCTGCAGAAGCCCGGGGCCTGAAGGTGAAGCTTTCCACCACTTTCCAaacctgccctggctggggcCGAGGCGAGGCTGGGGGAGCCCGTCCTGAGAAGACCAAGGCTGCAAGGAAGCCCAGCAAGAAAAAGAGATCGGGAAAATCACCAGCCAGAGGCTTCAAGAAGAGCAGAGCTTAG
- the CHADL gene encoding chondroadherin-like protein isoform X2, giving the protein MSGVTALSPGVLYPSSPPPPSFSSSSSSRVSGSVRRALLGKRHNGAHSALASARRANTGTGARQPLDGGEPLPPLSLPPLEEQVLSTMRLSWGLLLMVALGLEGTAATRCPRPCVCDNLRAHVLCLNGNLTAIPDTIPQLTKKLDLRGNSFTVIPVGAFLDTPYLTHLDLQRCKVERLEEGAFRGLGRLVYLNLASNSIALLYQESLDGLSSLQQLILEGNRIEEIQPGAFGHLGSLTVLDLRANALVYLPDMVFQGLQVLRWLRLSHNALHVLGSEAFAALPALRRLSLDHNELQALPSEALARLDGATRLDLGHNPITYVAEEALAMASLKHLFLDHAALQDVAPDAFARSPQLRTLDLRENQLRGLPPLAGAGGLARVSLAGNPLLCSCLLRPFRDWLVRARVQAEGSCTAPPALRGRPLDSLRPPEMRCGRPQLPLSPTVPSEQPRVDGSGQCPQGCTCSPDFHHGSCENRDLREIPQGFPGDTRLLDLRRNIFGTVPPGAFPGLKELVSLHLQSCSIGVLQPGALLGLENLVYLYLTDNRLSTLAAAAFKGAPRLAYLDLDHNAFTHLPAGAFQLLPNLISLHLQHNAIGELAEGDLARARGLRWLYLAGNAIGHITPAALAPTKMLEKLHLEGNRLMEVPTSALRGLSALSELKLSRNPIKRMGDSAFLPVASSLQQLYLDNMGLEQISSGAFAGLGPKIRSLYLESNKMSNIPDMSNFTGLEILNLRDVPFHCDCQLLPLRRWIDKLNLHVGATCGSPAEARGLKVKLSTTFQTCPGWGRGEAGGARPEKTKAARKPSKKKRSGKSPARGFKKSRA; this is encoded by the exons ATGTCTGGGGTCACTGCCCTCTCCCCAGGGGTGCTTtacccttcctccccccccccgccttccttctcctcctcctcctcctcccgcgtTTCTGGCTCCGTCCGGCGAGCGCTGCTGGGAAAGCGACACAACGGGGCCCATTCAGCTCTTGCTTCTGCGAGGAGAGCAAACACCGGCACAGGAGCTCGGCAGCCGCTGGACGGGGGGGAGCCGCTTCCCCCTCTATCTTTGCCGCCTCTTGAGGAGCAG GTGCTCTCCACCATGAGGCTGTCCTGGGGGCTCCTGCTCATGGTggccctggggctggaggggacagctGCCACCCGCTGCCCCAGGCCCTGCGTCTGCGACAACCTCCGCGCCCATGTTCTCTGCCTCAACGGGAACCTGACGGCCATCCCTGACACCATCCCGCAG CTCACCAAAAAACTGGACCTTCGGGGTAACAGCTTCACGGTCATCCCGGTGGGAGCCTTCCTCGACACGCCGTACCTCACACACTTGGACCTGCAGCGCTGCAAGGTGGAGAGGCTGGAGGAAGGGGCTTTCCGGGGGCTGGGAAGGCTGGTCTACCTCAACCTGGCCTCCAACAGCATAGCCCTCCTCTACCAGGAGTCCCTGGATGGGCTGTCCTCCCTCCAGCAGCTCATCCTGGAGGGGAATCGTATTGAGGAGATCCAGCCAGGTGCTTTTGGCCATCTTGGGTCACTCACTGTCCTCGACCTGAGGGCGAATGCCTTAGTCTACCTCCCAGACATGGTCTTCCAGGGTCTGCAGGTCCTCCGGTGGCTCCGGCTGTCCCACAATGCTCTCCATGTACTGGGCAGCGAGGCCTTTGCCGCTCTGCCCGCCCTGCGCAGGCTGAGCCTGGACCACAATGAGCTGCAGGCGCTGCCCAGCGAGGCCctagccaggctggatggggccacCCGCCTGGACCTGGGCCACAATCCCATCACCTACGTGGCCGAGGAGGCCCTGGCCATGGCCTCCCTGAAGCACCTCTTCCTGGATCATGCCGCCCTCCAGGACGTGGCGCCCGACGCCttcgcccgcagcccccagctgcgTACCCTGGACCTCCGTGAAAACCAGCTGCGGGGGCTGCCAcccctggccggggctggggggctggcaAGGGTCAGCCTGGCTGGGAaccccctgctctgctcctgcctcctgcgCCCCTTCCGCGACTGGCTGGTGAGGGCGCGGGTGCAGGCGGAGGGGTCCTGCACCGCACCCCCTGCCCTCCGTGGCCGGCCCCTCGACTCCCTGAGGCCTCCTGAGATGAGATGTGGCCGCCCTCAGCTGCCTCTCAGCCCCACTGTGCCATCAGAGCAGCCGAGGGTGGACGGCAGCGGGCAGTGCCCCCAGGGATGCACCTGCTCCCCCGATTTCCATCATGGGTCCTGCGAGAACAGGGACCTGCGGGAGATCCCCCAGGGCTTCCCCGGGGACACCCGCCTCCTCGACCTGCGCCGAAACATCTTTGGGACGGTGCCACCAGGCGCCTTTCCCGGTCTGAAGGAGCTGGTGTCCCTccacctgcagagctgcagcattGGGGTGCTGCAGCCCGgagcgctgctggggctggagaacCTGGTCTACCTCTACCTCACCGACAACCGCCTCTCCACTTTGGCAGCCGCAGCCTTTAAGGGGGCCCCACGGCTGGCCTACCTTGACCTGGACCACAACGCCTTCACCCACCTGCCCGCGGGTGCCTTCCAGCTCCTGCCCAACCTCATCTCCCTCCATCTGCAGCACAACGCCATTGGGGAGCTGGCAGAGGGTGACCTGGCCAGGGCCAGGGGGCTGCGCTGGCTCTACCTTGCTGGGAACGCCATCGGGCACATCACTCCCGCCGCCCTGGCTCCCACCAAGATGCTGGAGAAGCTGCACCTGGAGGGAAACCGCCTGATGGAGGTGCCAACATCAGCCCTGCGAGGCCTGTCTGCCCTGAGCGAGCTGAAGCTGTCCCGAAACCCCATCAAGCGCATGGGGGACAGTGCCTTCCTGCCGGTGGCCTCCAGCCTGCAGCAACTCTACCTGGACAACATGGGCTTGGAGCAG ATTTCCTCCGGTGCCTTCGCTGGCCTCGGTCCCAAGATCAGAAGCCTCTACCTGGAGAGCAACAAGATGAGCAACATCCCCGACATGAGCAACTTCACGGGGCTGGAGATCCTCAACCTGAGGGATGTGCCTTTCCACTGCGActgccagctccttcccctgcGCAG GTGGATCGACAAACTCAACCTCCACGTCGGGGCCACCTGCGGGTCCCCTGCAGAAGCCCGGGGCCTGAAGGTGAAGCTTTCCACCACTTTCCAaacctgccctggctggggcCGAGGCGAGGCTGGGGGAGCCCGTCCTGAGAAGACCAAGGCTGCAAGGAAGCCCAGCAAGAAAAAGAGATCGGGAAAATCACCAGCCAGAGGCTTCAAGAAGAGCAGAGCTTAG